One region of Esox lucius isolate fEsoLuc1 chromosome 17, fEsoLuc1.pri, whole genome shotgun sequence genomic DNA includes:
- the ddit3 gene encoding DNA damage-inducible transcript 3 protein — protein sequence MTAEWLHLPPPYPPGVGPLCGAELEAWYEDLQDILGSDSGGAKLPRAPPCSEKEPEFLDVLESCSLTWLTDGAGVGFGGQTWGSGEGVQRVTVLEEPPTHLPHHNSSMSSSTSSSNSSCLSPAEEKTERPGDGERGRDGGGSGGGDLLPPEFFELLSEGGLGVETAGMGVSGGYHYHHPHSDEVRPPASPSASEGEEHPCVPDSASCSSSTSPSPSLNFSPPSSPVSSPTSVAFSSPRQGKRKRGHSPSFPSSGSRSSSSSSSAKKSRREREQENERKVQELTDQNERLKAEIDRLGEEVQRTRKALIERLVNTRK from the exons ATGACTGCCGAGTGGCTTCACCTGCCCCCTCCGTACCCCCCCGGAGTGGGGCCGCTATGTGGTGCAGAGTTGGAGGCGTGGTATGAGGACCTGCAGGATATACTGGGATCAGACTCGGGCGGGGCCAAATTGCCTCGCGCCCCTCCTTGCTCAGAG AAAGAGCCAGAGTTCCTGGACGTTCTGGAGAGCTGCTCCTTGACGTGGCTGACCGACGGAGCTGGAGTGGGGTTTGGAGGGCAGACATGGGGCTCAGGCGAGGGTGTCCAGAGGGTGACTGTCCTGGAGGAGCCTCCTACCCATCTGCCTCACCACAACTCCTCCATGTCCTCCTCTACATCTTCCTCCAACTCCTCTTGTCTGAGTCCGGCcgaggagaagacagagaggccGGGGgacggggagagagggagggatggaggaggttCGGGAGGTGGAGACCTTCTGCCCCCAGAGTTCTTTGAGCTGCTCAGCGAGGGAGGGCTGGGTGTGGAGACAGCTGGGATGGGGGTTAGCGGTGGCTACCACTACCACCATCCTCACTCCGACGAAGTCCGACCGCCTGCCTCTCCCTCCGCCAGCGAGGGGGAGGAACACCCCTGCGTCCCAGACTCTGCCTCTtgctcctcttccacctctccttccccctcgcTCAACTTTTCACCCCCTTCTTCCCCTGTCTCCTCACCCACCAGCGTTGCGTTCTCCTCGCCCCGGCAAGGCAAGCGCAAAAGGGGCCACTCGCCGTCCTTCCCCTCCTCCGGCTCGCGCTCATCCTCCTCTTCGTCGTCCGCCAAGAAgagcaggagggagagggaacaggagaATGAGAGGAAGGTGCAAGAGCTGACCGATCAGAATGAGAGGTTGAAAGCGGAGATTGATCGTCTTGGTGAGGAGGTGCAGAGGACACGCAAAGCCCTGATAGAGAGACTAGTCAACACCAGGAAGTGA